One Cryobacterium psychrophilum DNA segment encodes these proteins:
- the aceE gene encoding pyruvate dehydrogenase (acetyl-transferring), homodimeric type — MTVNDQDPYSTNNADSDPEETMEWSESLDSLVAVHGHERAREIMLSLLKRSKELHLNVPMVPTTDYINTIAPENEPEFPGDEDIERRYRAWIRWNAAVLVHRAQRPGIAVGGHISTYASSAALYEVGFNHFFRGQDHPGGGDQIFIQGHASPGTYARAFLEGRLTTEQLDGFRQEKSHAPNGISSYPHPRLMPEFWQFPTVSMGLGPINAIYQAQANRYLTNRGIKDASDQQVWAFLGDGEMDEVESRGQLQVAANEGLDNLNFIVNCNLQRLDGPVRGNGKIIQELESFFRGAGWNVIKVVWGREWDELLKRDTDGALLNLMNVTADGDYQTYKAESGAYVRENFFGRDPRALKLVEGYTDDEVWNLKRGGHDYRKVYAAFKAAAEHKGQPTVILAKTIKGYGLGPSFEGRNATHQMKKMTLDNLKTFRDSMHVPITDAQLEKDPYLPPYYTPGENDEAIQYMHERRRALGGYLPERRTKHTKLNLPSDKTYAIAKKGSGTQEIATTMSFVRLLKELLRSPDFGNRIVPIIPDEARTFGIDAFFPNAKIYNPNGQHYTSVDHAQLLAYKESPQGQILHVGINEAGAAAAFTNVGTSYSTQGEPLIPVYVFYSMFGFQRTGDAFWAAGDMMARGFIIGATAGRTTLTGEGLQHADGHSPLLASTNPAVVSYDPAYGYEMGHIVRDGLERMYGGTHTDPNVMYYITVYNEPAVQPVEPEDVDVEGILRGIHRVSASAAAGPKAQLLASGVAVPWALEAQQLLADDWGISADVWSVTSWNELRRDGLAVEEHNFLNPDAGQRTPYVTSKLAGATGPFIAVSDFMHAVPDQIRQFVPGDFATLGADSFGFSDTRPAARRFFKIDSPSMVVRTLELLVRRGEIDRSIVSQAIEKYQLHDVTAGTTGSAGGES; from the coding sequence GTGACGGTCAACGACCAGGACCCGTACTCAACGAACAACGCCGATTCCGATCCGGAAGAAACGATGGAGTGGTCGGAATCGCTGGATTCACTCGTCGCCGTACACGGCCACGAGCGCGCCCGCGAAATCATGCTCAGCCTGCTGAAGCGCTCGAAGGAACTGCACCTCAACGTTCCGATGGTTCCTACGACGGATTACATCAACACGATCGCCCCGGAGAACGAACCCGAATTCCCGGGCGACGAAGACATTGAGCGACGCTACCGTGCGTGGATTCGCTGGAATGCTGCAGTTCTCGTTCACCGCGCGCAGCGCCCCGGAATCGCCGTTGGCGGCCACATTTCGACCTACGCCTCATCTGCGGCCCTGTATGAGGTCGGCTTCAACCACTTCTTCCGCGGCCAGGATCACCCCGGCGGTGGCGATCAGATCTTCATCCAGGGACACGCGTCCCCCGGTACGTACGCCCGAGCCTTCCTCGAGGGCCGCCTCACGACCGAGCAGCTCGACGGGTTCCGCCAGGAGAAGTCACACGCACCGAACGGCATTTCGTCCTACCCGCACCCCCGGCTGATGCCGGAGTTCTGGCAGTTCCCCACGGTTTCGATGGGCCTCGGCCCGATCAACGCCATCTACCAGGCCCAAGCCAACCGGTATCTCACCAACCGGGGCATCAAGGACGCGAGCGACCAGCAGGTCTGGGCATTCCTCGGCGATGGCGAGATGGACGAGGTCGAGAGCCGCGGCCAGCTGCAGGTCGCCGCGAACGAGGGTCTCGATAACCTGAACTTCATCGTGAACTGCAACCTTCAGCGCCTCGACGGCCCTGTCCGAGGCAACGGCAAGATCATCCAGGAGCTCGAGAGCTTCTTCCGCGGCGCTGGATGGAACGTCATCAAGGTCGTGTGGGGCCGCGAGTGGGACGAACTCCTCAAGCGCGACACCGACGGAGCCCTGCTCAACCTGATGAACGTCACCGCTGACGGTGACTACCAGACCTACAAGGCCGAGAGCGGCGCCTACGTGCGTGAAAACTTCTTCGGCCGCGACCCGCGCGCCCTCAAGTTGGTCGAGGGATACACCGACGACGAGGTCTGGAATCTCAAGCGCGGTGGCCACGACTATCGCAAGGTCTACGCGGCGTTCAAGGCTGCCGCCGAGCACAAGGGACAGCCCACCGTCATCCTGGCGAAGACGATCAAGGGCTACGGCCTCGGTCCGAGCTTCGAGGGCCGCAACGCGACCCACCAGATGAAGAAGATGACCCTCGACAACCTCAAGACATTCCGCGACAGCATGCACGTGCCGATCACGGATGCACAGCTTGAGAAAGACCCGTACCTGCCGCCGTACTACACACCCGGCGAAAACGACGAGGCCATTCAGTACATGCACGAGCGCCGACGCGCGCTCGGCGGCTACCTGCCCGAGCGCCGTACCAAGCACACGAAACTCAACCTCCCGAGCGACAAGACGTACGCCATCGCCAAGAAGGGTTCCGGCACGCAGGAGATTGCAACGACCATGTCGTTCGTTCGCCTGCTCAAGGAGCTCCTGCGGTCGCCGGACTTCGGCAACCGGATCGTTCCGATCATTCCCGACGAGGCCCGCACCTTCGGCATCGACGCCTTCTTCCCCAACGCCAAGATCTACAACCCCAACGGCCAGCATTACACGTCCGTGGACCACGCGCAGCTCCTCGCTTACAAGGAGAGCCCGCAGGGCCAGATCCTTCACGTTGGAATCAACGAGGCCGGGGCCGCCGCCGCATTCACCAACGTGGGAACCTCCTATTCCACGCAGGGCGAGCCGCTCATCCCGGTCTACGTCTTCTACTCCATGTTCGGATTCCAGCGCACCGGGGACGCCTTCTGGGCCGCCGGGGATATGATGGCCCGTGGTTTCATCATTGGCGCGACCGCAGGTCGCACCACGCTCACCGGGGAAGGCCTGCAGCACGCTGACGGCCATTCGCCCCTGCTGGCCTCCACAAACCCGGCGGTCGTGTCCTATGACCCCGCGTACGGCTACGAGATGGGGCACATTGTTCGGGACGGCCTCGAGCGCATGTACGGCGGCACCCACACCGACCCCAACGTCATGTATTACATCACCGTCTACAACGAGCCGGCCGTGCAGCCGGTCGAACCGGAGGACGTGGACGTCGAGGGCATCCTTCGCGGAATTCACCGAGTGAGCGCATCCGCTGCGGCCGGCCCGAAGGCGCAGCTGCTGGCATCGGGAGTCGCCGTTCCATGGGCGCTCGAGGCACAGCAGCTCCTTGCCGACGACTGGGGCATTTCCGCCGATGTCTGGTCCGTCACGTCGTGGAACGAATTGCGCCGAGACGGGCTTGCGGTGGAGGAGCACAACTTCCTCAACCCGGACGCCGGTCAGCGCACGCCGTACGTCACGTCAAAGCTCGCCGGGGCAACGGGCCCGTTCATTGCCGTGTCCGACTTCATGCACGCCGTGCCCGACCAGATCCGTCAGTTCGTACCGGGTGACTTCGCGACACTCGGCGCGGATAGCTTCGGCTTCTCGGACACTCGTCCGGCCGCACGACGCTTCTTCAAAATCGACAGCCCGTCGATGGTCGTGCGCACCCTCGAGCTGCTCGTTCGCCGTGGTGAGATCGACCGGAGCATCGTCAGCCAGGCCATCGAGAAGTATCAGCTGCACGACGTGACGGCCGGCACCACCGGCTCTGCCGGTGGCGAGAGCTAA
- a CDS encoding peroxiredoxin translates to MALENDTQAPDFELVNQFGEHVQLSQFRGSKSVALVFFPLAFSGICSNELCELRDNLQLFSDGAVELIGISVDSKHALRVWGEQEGYAFNLLSDFWPHGGVAKEYGVFLEAKGFANRATFLIDQGGIIRASFITAPGEARSMDAYRAALDELQPA, encoded by the coding sequence ATGGCTCTGGAGAATGACACCCAGGCACCGGACTTCGAACTCGTCAATCAATTCGGCGAACATGTTCAGTTGAGCCAGTTCCGCGGGTCAAAGTCCGTGGCGCTGGTTTTCTTTCCGCTCGCCTTTTCCGGGATCTGCAGCAATGAGCTGTGCGAACTTCGCGACAATCTCCAGCTTTTTTCCGACGGCGCCGTCGAACTCATTGGCATATCCGTTGATTCGAAGCATGCCCTGCGAGTTTGGGGCGAGCAGGAGGGGTACGCGTTCAACCTGCTGTCCGACTTCTGGCCCCATGGCGGCGTTGCCAAGGAATACGGTGTGTTTCTCGAGGCCAAGGGCTTCGCCAACCGTGCGACCTTCCTCATCGACCAGGGTGGAATCATCCGTGCAAGTTTCATCACCGCGCCCGGTGAGGCGCGCTCCATGGACGCCTACAGGGCGGCGCTCGACGAGCTTCAGCCGGCGTAG
- a CDS encoding FHA domain-containing protein, with amino-acid sequence MSSSVSSPATGSKTAQSAVKLHIDLAFSLVEPSAALGALSTESTGAEFGDSFGAADVMHGTVTANGTEITVFTSNPEMFVQGRALNLEPLRTLAAELASRGLTMAIIGSAGLIARIGDVQASVTQRMVTRSPHIVLGSRNALGPLVQARMRGQARMPVAIPLPPPTLFPIAPTFDRRSRRRVTTTHYTPGSGRPRLIFVVGSENWNGQMPREFDLLPGTTTIGSSADADLQLPGLEPVHAEIRHDNNDEYRLFAVGDVAGSSRPHEEGRSMGDGQILRTGSRLEMGPWRMGYFREEFADHGRPFGGRVGGELAYQKPQAPRPRA; translated from the coding sequence GTGAGCTCCTCGGTGAGCTCACCAGCGACGGGTTCGAAGACGGCGCAATCCGCCGTGAAGCTGCACATTGATCTCGCCTTTTCCCTGGTTGAACCGTCGGCCGCCCTCGGTGCTTTGAGCACGGAGTCGACTGGAGCGGAGTTCGGCGATTCATTCGGGGCAGCGGATGTCATGCACGGCACGGTGACCGCCAATGGAACGGAAATCACGGTCTTCACGAGCAACCCCGAAATGTTCGTGCAGGGGCGTGCGCTCAATCTGGAACCGCTGCGCACGCTGGCCGCCGAACTGGCGTCCCGCGGTCTGACCATGGCGATCATCGGCTCTGCAGGGCTGATCGCGCGAATCGGCGACGTGCAGGCGTCCGTAACGCAACGCATGGTGACGCGTTCGCCGCACATTGTTCTCGGGTCACGAAACGCGCTGGGACCACTAGTTCAGGCACGAATGCGGGGGCAGGCACGCATGCCGGTGGCCATTCCGCTTCCGCCGCCAACGCTGTTTCCGATCGCGCCGACCTTCGACCGTCGCAGCCGTCGTAGGGTGACGACGACCCATTACACGCCGGGAAGCGGGCGTCCCCGTCTCATCTTCGTCGTGGGGTCGGAGAACTGGAATGGGCAGATGCCCCGGGAATTCGACCTGCTGCCGGGCACCACGACGATCGGTTCCTCCGCCGATGCCGACCTGCAATTGCCCGGATTGGAACCCGTGCACGCCGAGATTCGCCACGATAACAACGACGAGTACCGGTTATTTGCCGTCGGTGACGTCGCCGGCAGCTCCCGGCCGCACGAGGAAGGCCGCAGCATGGGAGACGGTCAAATTCTGCGCACCGGCTCACGGCTGGAGATGGGCCCGTGGCGGATGGGCTACTTTCGGGAGGAGTTCGCCGACCATGGCCGCCCGTTCGGCGGACGCGTGGGCGGTGAGCTGGCTTACCAGAAGCCCCAGGCGCCCAGGCCGCGGGCCTGA
- a CDS encoding IS1182 family transposase, with amino-acid sequence MQGRDDGQRQLLDVESMAGHMLPAGSVFKFLADHRHELFPDDAFEDLFPSGRGRPSTPVDVIASVMVLQTLHSLSDRETAEAVTFDLRWKAACGFALTDASFHPTVLTYWRRRLANSTRPHRIFEAVTEVIEQSGALSGRKRRALDSTILEDAVARQDTVTQLVAQIRRVGREIPGADVLVSALTGHDYAKPGKPDIAWDDRAARDDLVSALVTDALSLLAGIDPTVLTDAQQETVALLALVAGQDVEPADGSHETEGRWKIARRVAPDRVISTVDLDARHAHKSRQKKVDGFKSHIIIEPDTGLVTAAILTKAAGLANSDAARGMELVTKDTSIGAQNVDVLGDSAYGSGELLAAITAAGHTAIIKPPPLGRAIPGGFTVDDFTIDETTNTVTCPAGQTRPLSAAGRASFGSSCATCPLMTQCTTAKSGKKMLLREHDAIRREHRVRAQDPLFQADYRQHRPMVERSIAWMTRKSRRVPYRGVVKNNAWWVNRAAGINLKRLLNLGLTRQSGIWAMG; translated from the coding sequence ATGCAGGGTCGTGATGATGGTCAACGTCAGCTTTTGGATGTCGAGTCGATGGCGGGGCATATGCTTCCAGCGGGTTCCGTGTTCAAGTTCCTCGCCGATCATCGGCACGAGTTGTTCCCCGATGACGCGTTCGAGGATTTGTTTCCGTCCGGTCGGGGGCGCCCGTCCACTCCAGTTGATGTGATCGCGTCGGTGATGGTGTTGCAGACGTTGCATAGCCTCTCGGATCGGGAAACGGCCGAGGCGGTCACGTTCGACTTGCGGTGGAAAGCGGCCTGCGGGTTCGCGTTGACGGACGCGTCGTTTCATCCGACGGTCCTCACGTATTGGCGCCGCCGCCTCGCGAACAGCACGCGCCCCCACCGTATTTTTGAGGCAGTGACCGAGGTTATCGAGCAGTCCGGGGCGTTATCGGGTCGGAAGCGACGTGCGTTGGACTCCACAATTTTGGAGGACGCTGTCGCGCGTCAGGACACCGTCACACAGCTCGTTGCGCAGATCCGCCGGGTGGGCCGGGAGATTCCCGGCGCGGATGTGCTCGTGTCCGCGTTGACCGGTCACGATTACGCGAAGCCAGGGAAACCGGATATCGCGTGGGATGACCGAGCCGCTCGCGACGACCTCGTGTCCGCGCTCGTCACCGATGCCCTGTCCTTGCTGGCCGGCATTGACCCGACGGTTCTCACCGACGCGCAGCAGGAAACCGTCGCCCTGCTCGCGTTGGTCGCCGGGCAGGACGTTGAGCCGGCGGACGGGTCGCATGAAACGGAGGGGCGGTGGAAAATTGCACGGCGGGTCGCCCCGGACCGGGTCATTTCCACCGTTGATCTTGATGCCCGTCACGCGCACAAGAGCCGCCAGAAGAAAGTCGACGGCTTCAAAAGCCACATCATCATCGAACCGGACACGGGCCTGGTGACCGCGGCGATCCTGACCAAGGCGGCTGGTTTGGCCAACAGCGACGCGGCCCGCGGCATGGAACTAGTCACCAAAGACACGAGCATCGGCGCCCAGAACGTCGATGTTCTGGGCGATTCTGCTTATGGCAGTGGTGAGCTTCTCGCCGCGATCACCGCCGCCGGTCACACCGCGATCATCAAACCACCGCCGCTGGGACGGGCGATTCCCGGCGGCTTCACCGTCGATGATTTCACTATCGACGAGACCACGAACACGGTCACCTGCCCAGCGGGTCAGACCCGCCCACTCAGTGCTGCGGGGCGCGCAAGTTTTGGTAGTTCCTGCGCCACCTGCCCCCTCATGACGCAGTGCACGACGGCGAAGAGCGGCAAGAAAATGCTGCTCCGTGAGCATGACGCCATACGCCGGGAGCACCGTGTCCGGGCTCAGGATCCGCTCTTCCAAGCCGATTATCGACAACACCGGCCGATGGTTGAACGCTCCATCGCCTGGATGACACGCAAGTCCCGCCGCGTCCCTTACCGAGGCGTCGTGAAGAACAACGCGTGGTGGGTGAATCGGGCGGCCGGAATCAACCTTAAACGGCTCCTGAACCTCGGCCTCACCCGCCAGAGCGGGATCTGGGCCATGGGATAA
- a CDS encoding GAF and ANTAR domain-containing protein yields MASRHVFGQAVAELTVAHERQTSLCTPFLNVIPADSAVISTFGSAFDVATVCASDPRAARFDEMQFDLGEGPGWTSLNTRAPVAVHDLQSPANSLWPALLKAVDADGVRGVSAFPLMLGSLLIGAVGLYTWRPGTLTEPEKIDAGMLASIVARQVLRRSLAAQPSKTGAGDNGSHSRRVVHQATGMVLAQLNLSAADALLIIHGHAFSNGRTVREVAADVVARRLDLSSMLDS; encoded by the coding sequence ATGGCGAGTAGGCATGTGTTCGGGCAGGCCGTCGCGGAGCTGACGGTTGCCCACGAACGGCAGACCAGCCTTTGTACGCCGTTCCTCAACGTCATCCCGGCCGATAGTGCTGTCATCTCGACATTCGGCTCCGCATTCGACGTCGCAACGGTATGCGCGAGTGACCCGCGGGCCGCTCGCTTCGACGAGATGCAATTCGATCTGGGCGAGGGTCCGGGTTGGACCTCCCTCAACACGAGGGCTCCCGTGGCCGTGCACGATCTGCAATCCCCGGCTAATTCTCTGTGGCCAGCACTTCTGAAGGCCGTAGACGCCGACGGCGTGCGCGGTGTCAGCGCCTTTCCACTGATGCTCGGCTCGCTCCTGATAGGTGCGGTGGGACTGTATACGTGGAGGCCGGGCACTCTGACCGAACCCGAAAAGATCGATGCGGGGATGCTCGCGAGTATCGTTGCCAGGCAAGTGTTGCGGCGTTCGCTGGCAGCACAGCCATCAAAGACTGGCGCAGGGGATAATGGAAGTCATTCGCGACGCGTCGTGCACCAGGCGACTGGGATGGTTTTGGCTCAGCTCAACCTCTCAGCCGCCGACGCGCTGCTGATTATTCACGGTCACGCCTTTTCGAACGGTCGTACGGTTCGCGAAGTCGCCGCCGATGTTGTGGCACGGCGACTGGATCTCTCGTCGATGCTGGATTCGTAA
- a CDS encoding GAF and ANTAR domain-containing protein, producing MPQTREGQLLETFVTLADTLVADYDVVDLLCTLVDKCADLLDAAAAGIILSDGDGDGDGDGDGELEVVASTNERSRLVEILQLRAGSGPCVESFTTGRAVAVPDIGDVGGKWPRFSAGALEQGFASMHAVPLRLRQATIGSLNLFWDRTGGLSQADTETVQALADVATIGILQERAIRERDVVRQQLQHALNSRILIEQAKGVLAYTYDIHMGDAFALIRDYARKHSMPLAAVAERIVQRELSL from the coding sequence GTGCCTCAGACGCGTGAAGGTCAGCTCTTGGAGACCTTTGTAACCCTCGCTGACACCCTCGTGGCCGACTACGACGTTGTCGACCTGCTGTGTACCCTCGTGGACAAATGCGCGGATCTGCTCGACGCCGCGGCGGCTGGCATCATCCTGTCGGACGGTGACGGTGACGGTGACGGTGACGGTGACGGTGAACTCGAGGTCGTCGCTTCCACGAACGAGCGAAGCCGACTCGTGGAGATCCTGCAGTTACGGGCAGGGAGCGGTCCCTGTGTCGAGAGTTTCACAACCGGTCGGGCCGTCGCCGTTCCGGACATCGGCGATGTCGGTGGAAAGTGGCCTCGATTCAGTGCGGGAGCCCTGGAGCAGGGTTTCGCTTCAATGCACGCGGTCCCGCTGCGACTGCGCCAAGCGACCATCGGTTCGCTCAACCTGTTCTGGGATCGCACCGGGGGCCTGAGCCAGGCTGACACGGAGACCGTGCAGGCCCTCGCGGATGTCGCGACCATCGGTATCCTGCAGGAACGTGCCATACGGGAGCGTGATGTTGTGCGCCAGCAGCTCCAGCACGCACTCAATAGCCGGATCCTGATCGAGCAGGCAAAAGGTGTCCTCGCCTACACGTATGACATCCACATGGGTGATGCTTTTGCATTGATCAGGGATTATGCAAGAAAGCACTCCATGCCTCTGGCCGCCGTCGCCGAGCGGATCGTGCAGCGAGAACTGTCGTTGTAA
- a CDS encoding Nif3-like dinuclear metal center hexameric protein, giving the protein MPFSLADVNRVAHELWPLSGAEAWDAPGLVTGDLSREVASIHLAVDAVAETVDEACDGAADLLLVHHPLLLRGVTSIAEDRYKGALLSRLIRANCALLAVHTNADIVRAGVSDTLATRLGLRNARPIVEGATPDVGLGRVGELSEAVTLGHLAHLLSDLLPATASGVRVAGDYAAMVKRVSLCGGAGDSLLREPAVVDSDVYITSDLRHHPASEAREQSHLTGGTPALIDVSHWASEWLWLDGAAEQLRAELPGVRVTVSDLRTDPWDFVIMH; this is encoded by the coding sequence GTGCCTTTCTCGCTCGCCGATGTCAATCGAGTCGCCCACGAACTGTGGCCGCTCTCTGGAGCCGAAGCGTGGGACGCCCCTGGGCTTGTCACGGGGGACCTCTCCCGGGAGGTCGCCTCGATTCATCTCGCCGTCGATGCTGTCGCGGAGACCGTTGACGAAGCGTGTGATGGAGCGGCGGACCTGCTGCTCGTGCATCACCCGTTGCTCTTGCGCGGCGTGACGTCCATCGCCGAGGACCGGTACAAGGGAGCCCTGCTGAGCCGTCTGATCCGCGCGAATTGTGCGCTGTTGGCCGTGCACACAAACGCCGACATCGTTCGCGCCGGGGTCTCCGATACTCTGGCGACGAGACTCGGGTTGCGCAACGCTCGGCCCATTGTCGAGGGCGCCACGCCCGACGTTGGACTCGGGCGTGTGGGTGAGCTGAGTGAGGCGGTGACCCTCGGGCATTTGGCCCACCTTCTGAGTGATCTCCTTCCGGCTACGGCCTCCGGAGTTCGAGTGGCCGGTGACTACGCGGCCATGGTAAAACGCGTGTCCCTGTGTGGGGGAGCGGGGGATTCCCTGCTGCGTGAACCCGCCGTGGTTGATTCAGACGTGTACATCACCTCGGATCTCCGTCACCACCCGGCCTCTGAGGCCCGCGAGCAGTCGCATCTCACGGGTGGCACGCCGGCCCTCATCGACGTGTCGCACTGGGCGAGCGAATGGCTGTGGCTCGACGGTGCGGCGGAACAACTGCGCGCTGAGTTGCCGGGCGTGCGTGTGACCGTCAGCGATCTGCGCACTGACCCCTGGGATTTCGTCATCATGCATTGA
- a CDS encoding zinc ribbon domain-containing protein, translated as MKSTPLQQKELLRLQALDTKVLQVTHQTTALPQNAEVLSLKREADAVRARLTTEGGALDDVRTELGRIESDVAVVEKRIARDTDRVQHTSSIKDVHALETELTALRKRLFDLEEIEIAVMERLEEHEAAVAVVVAEREAVAERMAVAESARDELLVDLERQLGELRRDRLTVAGTIDEELVALYEKRRVAGRGNAAALLRARTCSGCTMTLTGNDLAEVRQAAADEVIFCPDCGAILVRTEESGI; from the coding sequence GTGAAGTCAACTCCCCTCCAGCAGAAGGAGCTTCTCCGGCTCCAGGCCCTCGACACCAAGGTGCTCCAGGTCACCCACCAGACAACGGCGCTGCCCCAAAACGCTGAAGTGCTCAGCCTCAAGCGAGAAGCGGATGCCGTCCGCGCCAGGCTGACGACCGAGGGCGGCGCCCTCGACGACGTGCGAACCGAACTCGGGCGGATCGAATCTGACGTCGCCGTCGTGGAAAAGCGAATTGCGCGGGACACCGATCGTGTGCAGCACACCTCATCGATCAAGGACGTCCACGCGCTCGAAACGGAACTCACCGCGCTGCGCAAGCGGCTGTTTGACCTCGAAGAGATCGAGATCGCCGTGATGGAACGCCTCGAGGAACATGAGGCAGCCGTTGCCGTGGTTGTCGCGGAGCGCGAAGCCGTGGCTGAGCGCATGGCCGTCGCGGAGTCGGCGCGGGACGAACTGCTCGTCGATCTGGAGCGTCAGCTCGGCGAGCTCCGGCGCGACCGCTTGACCGTGGCAGGGACGATTGACGAAGAATTGGTTGCGCTCTACGAGAAGCGACGCGTCGCCGGGCGAGGCAACGCCGCGGCGCTGCTGCGTGCCCGCACCTGCAGCGGCTGCACCATGACGCTCACGGGCAATGACCTGGCCGAGGTTCGCCAGGCCGCCGCAGACGAGGTCATCTTCTGCCCCGATTGCGGTGCAATTCTGGTACGGACGGAAGAGTCCGGCATCTAG
- a CDS encoding serine hydrolase domain-containing protein → MPAVYDEVDEVFAEHHARGSAPSLAWGTFDRSGLVRFGSAGLGQDGTVPGSNTAYRIASCTKSFTAATVLALRDAGKLSLDDPVTRFVPAFACVPLPSVDAPVPTVRMLLTMSAGLPTDDPWADRQEALSVEAFDSLLQRGLTFESIPGTRFAYSNLGFALLGRVIEQASGRGYRDVVNELFLEPLRLTGTGWDASVSASGGVAVGTRWLDTDWHALPFSSPGAFSPIGGLFSTVTDLSRWAAWLAAAHDATGVEEPNSPLSRASRREMQQAYRFVPTLPQHPTGYGFGLFVEQYARTGTVVSHSGGYPGFSAHMRWSTTGGHGIVAFGNATHSRLSVATTQAFDLLHAAATPPPVTVLPATRAAQRSLNDLIRQWSDDSARAIFAPNVALDDYFDRRQAALARAVERVGGLDPAPSSTDDPGRVLDAGELSNGPAHLVWHVPGRAGRLRVEIRLTPEHPPRVQTLTIAADLVQPR, encoded by the coding sequence ATGCCCGCGGTGTACGACGAGGTTGACGAGGTCTTCGCCGAGCATCACGCTCGGGGTTCCGCGCCAAGCCTGGCGTGGGGAACATTCGATCGAAGCGGGCTCGTGCGCTTCGGATCGGCTGGCCTGGGCCAGGACGGGACCGTTCCCGGTTCCAACACCGCCTACCGCATCGCCTCGTGCACCAAGAGCTTCACCGCCGCCACGGTGCTCGCGCTGCGCGACGCCGGAAAGCTGAGCCTCGACGATCCCGTGACACGTTTCGTGCCGGCGTTCGCGTGCGTGCCGCTGCCGAGCGTCGACGCTCCCGTACCCACCGTGCGTATGCTCCTCACCATGTCGGCGGGGTTGCCCACCGACGACCCCTGGGCGGACCGGCAGGAAGCCCTGAGCGTCGAGGCGTTCGACTCCCTGCTTCAGCGCGGCCTCACGTTTGAGTCGATTCCCGGCACTCGCTTTGCCTATTCCAACCTCGGATTCGCGCTGTTGGGGCGAGTCATCGAGCAGGCGAGCGGCCGCGGCTACCGCGATGTTGTGAACGAACTCTTTCTCGAGCCGCTTCGCCTGACCGGAACGGGATGGGACGCGTCCGTGTCGGCGAGCGGTGGGGTCGCCGTCGGGACCCGCTGGCTGGACACCGACTGGCACGCGCTGCCGTTCTCCTCGCCGGGAGCCTTCTCCCCCATTGGCGGACTCTTCAGCACCGTCACCGACCTCAGCCGCTGGGCAGCCTGGCTCGCCGCGGCACACGACGCCACGGGCGTCGAGGAGCCGAATTCGCCGCTATCTCGCGCGAGCAGACGCGAGATGCAGCAGGCGTACCGTTTCGTCCCCACGCTCCCCCAGCATCCGACCGGCTACGGCTTCGGCCTCTTCGTCGAACAGTATGCGCGCACGGGCACCGTCGTGTCGCACTCCGGTGGTTATCCCGGCTTCTCCGCGCACATGCGGTGGTCGACTACAGGAGGCCACGGGATCGTGGCATTTGGCAATGCAACACACTCGCGGTTGTCCGTGGCCACAACGCAGGCCTTCGACCTGCTCCACGCCGCAGCAACGCCGCCACCCGTGACGGTACTCCCCGCCACCCGGGCCGCTCAGCGCAGCCTGAACGACCTGATCCGACAGTGGTCCGACGACTCCGCGCGCGCGATCTTCGCCCCCAATGTGGCGCTCGACGACTACTTTGATCGGAGACAGGCGGCGCTTGCACGGGCCGTGGAGCGCGTCGGGGGCCTCGATCCGGCACCCTCATCAACGGATGATCCGGGTCGCGTTCTGGACGCCGGTGAGCTTTCGAACGGCCCCGCTCACCTCGTGTGGCATGTTCCCGGGCGCGCGGGCCGGTTGCGGGTGGAAATTCGGCTGACCCCGGAGCATCCCCCACGTGTGCAGACGCTCACGATCGCGGCCGATCTCGTGCAGCCGCGCTGA